Proteins encoded in a region of the Leucoraja erinacea ecotype New England unplaced genomic scaffold, Leri_hhj_1 Leri_306S, whole genome shotgun sequence genome:
- the LOC129693468 gene encoding E3 ubiquitin-protein ligase TRIM41-like yields MDTASERELENIINEAICSICLDFYREPVMVDCGHNFCKNCILDYWEKQSGNISCPKCREEFPQRNIRLNRFAANMVESVRKLSQKPKEPGGDPRCPLHDEKLKLFCETDKTAICVVCAVSQEHKDHKISPLKDVAEMYRASRLGPGGFTSALLDGNWVKARDRANST; encoded by the exons ATGGACACGGCATCGGAGAGAGAATTGGAGAACATAATCAACGAGGCCATCTGCTCGATCTGCCTGGATTTTTACAGGGAGCCGGTGATGGTAGACTGCGGCCACAACTTCTGCAAGAACTGTATCCTGGACTATTGGGAGAAGCAGAGCGGCAACATCTCCTGCCCCAAGTGCCGGGAGGAGTTCCCCCAGCGCAACATCAGGCTGAACAGGTTCGCGGCCAACATGGTGGAGAGCGTCCGCAAGCTGAGCCAGAAGCCCAAGGAGCCCGGAGGGGACCCGCGCTGCCCGCTCCACGACGAGAAGCTCAAGCTCTTCTGCGAGACGGACAAGACGGCCATCTGCGTGGTGTGCGCCGTGTCCCAGGAGCACAAGGACCACAAGATCAGCCCGCTCAAGGATGTGGCCGAGATGTATCGGGCGAGTAGACTGGGGCCCGGGGGGTTTACATCTGCCTtactgg ATGGGAACTGGGTAAAAGcgagagatcgtgcaaactccacatag